CCCGGCGTCGAGGCGGTCACCCGCACCACCCCCCTTTGGAGGAACGCAGCCCTGCGCCAAGCCTACCTGGGCGCCCTGGCCCTGATGTTTGCCATGGGCCTCCTGGTGTACACCCTCCCCGCCAAGGCGGCCGCCCTGAGCGCTGGCCCTGCCGCCACGGGGATGTTGCTCAGCCTGTTTGGGTTCACCGCCATCGCCCTCTTCCTCTCCCCCGCCAGCCGCCTGTCCGACCGCTGGGGGCGGGCTCGGCCGCTGCTGGCGGGCCTGATGGCCGTGGCGGCGGCCCTGGCGGGCCTGGCCGCCCTCCGTTCCCTGCCCGGCCTGGCGCTGGCCATGGTGGCCTTTGGCACCGGCTTCGCCCTGGTCTTCCCTGCGGCTGCGGCCCTGGTGGTCGATGCCACGGGCCGGGGGCAGCGGGGCCGGGCCTTTGGGTTGTTCTATGCGTGCTTTTCCGTCGCCGTCATGGGCGGTTCCGCCGCGGCGGGGGCGCTGGGCAACCCCACCTGGACCTTCCTGGCCGGGACCGCCGCGGTCGGCATCCTGGCGGTTCTTCTCGCTTGGACTGGACGGGCTTTGACGGGACGAGCCAGCCCGGCCGCCGCAGCCGGTCAAGACGGGCAAGGTCCGGCGGGCGCCGGTCACCCCCTGGAGTTGCGCTGAATCCCCCTGTTGTCGCCGGATCTGCTGCACCTGGGCTTCCCTGCAGGGGCTCGTTCAGCCCTGCAAGGCTCAGTTTATCTTTCGACTCAATAACGACTTACAGTGCCCCTCATCCGCCGGATTTCTCCCTTTTACCCACCCGATTTGCGGATTTCGTGTGATCTTCGTCACACGGCGCGTCCCGGTACCCTCCATAGCGTGGAACCTGGAAGCCCCGGCCAAGGGGCAAAGGAGCCCGCCCCAGGGGCGAAAGGGGGACGCGCCATGACGGGGAGTACCACGGACACCGCAGGCGCCCCGCCAGCAGCTGCCACGACGATGGCTCCGGTGCGGGCACCCAGGCCGGTTCCGGCTCCGGGCGCCACGCCGGCCGGCTCTTCTCCGCACCGGGCCCTTGCCCCAACGGGCAGGGTCCGGATGGTGCTCGACCTGGTGATCCTCACCAAGCCGCGTATCGTCCTGCTGCTGGTCCTGTCGGGGGTGCTGGCCGGCTACGCCGCGGCCGGTGGGCAGCCCGATCCGGCCCGTCTGGCCGGCTTTGCCCTGGCCGGCGGCATGGCCGCCGCCGGGGCGGCGGCGTTCAACCACTTTGTAGACCGGGACGTGGACGGGCACATGGACCGCACCGCCGCCCGGCCCCTGCCGGCGGGGCGCCTCGAGCCCCTGCGGGCGCTGGAAGTGGGGGCGGTCCTGTCCCTGGCGGGCGTCTCGGCCGCCGCGGTGCTGCTGGGCGGCGCCGTGGCCCTGGTGCTGCTGGCGGGCATCGCCGTCTATGCCGGGCTCTACAGCCTCTGGCTCAAGCGGCGCACGGCGTGGAACATCGTCCTGGGCGGCACCGCCGGCAGCCTCATGGTGCTGGCCGGCTGGGTGTCCCAGACCGGCACCCCGGGTCCCGGAGCGTGGCTCCTGTTCGCCTGGCTCTTCCTCTGGACGCCTTCCCATTTCTGGCCCCTGGCCATCGTGGTCCGGGACGAGTACGCCCGGGCCGGCATCCCCATGCTGCCCGTCGCCGCGGGTCCCCGCCTGGCGGCCTGGATCACCCTGGCCAACACCCTGGCGCTGGTGGCCCTGTCCCTGATCCCCGCCCTCTGGGGCTGGTACCGGGCCGGCCCTGCCCTGGCGGTGGCGGCGGCGGGGGCGGTCATGGTGGCGCTCAACCTGGCGGTCGCCCTGGCCGGCCCCGGCCGGCGGGAGCGCCTGGCCTGGCGGCTCTACAAGCTTTCTGGCCCCTACCTGGGCTGGATCCTGGCGGTCTTCGCGCTGGCCCTGGCAGGAAGGGGGTGAGGCCATGGACGGGGGACGCGCGGCGGCGCAGCCGGACCCGGCGCCGGAGCCGGTGCCGTGGATCCAGCGGCTGCTGGATGACGAGTTCTTCCTGCTCGGAGTGGGCCTGATGGTCCCGGTGCTGCTCTACATCGTGTGGGGCCTGATGGAACTGGCCCAGGTGCCCCTGTTCCCGCGGTGATCCCGCCCGGCCGGTGCCGGGACGGGGCGCCGCGGTGCCCCCGGCCGCGGCGGGACCGGCGAGGCCGGCAGCCTGATGACGGGGGCGGCGCCCGCCCCTCGCCCGCCAGGGAAGCGAAAGCCTCCCGCGGGGGCCGCATCCGGCGGGAACGCAGCACGTGCGCAGAGGAGGTCAAGGGGATGAACGGAGCGGAACGTGGCCCGGCTCTTCATGCCGTGGCCGGTCCGGGGGGCGCCTCGGCCCTGGAACCGCCGCCGCGGGTGTGGTGGGGTCCCCTGGGCCGGATCGAGCGGGTCTGGCTCATGGCAGGCCTGATCTGGGCCCTGGTGATGTTCGCCATGATGTGGATCTGGCCCCACGTGGGCCACCAGAACACGCCCATCGAGAGCTACCGCATGGCGCCGGCCGACTTCAAGGCCGCGGCCGAGGCCTTCATCAAGGAGCACCAGGTGGGCGAGGAGTTCGGCGTGCCGGTGGTGGAACCGGAGCCGGGGGGCGAGGTCTACTTGGAGGCCATGGCCTACCAGTGGCGGCCCATCCTGCGGCTCAAGCGCGGCGAGACGTACCGGCTCTACGTCTCCTCCACCGACCTGCAGCACGGCTTCTCCATCCAGCCGCTGAACCTGAACTTCCAGGTCCTGCCCGGCTACGTCTACGTGATCGAGCTGACGCCCCAGCAGACCGGCGAGTATGCCGTGGTCTGCAACGAGTACTGCGGCGTCGGACACCACCTGATGAGCGGCAGGCTCATCGTGGTCGACTAGGTGGGGGGATGTCTCATGGCGTCAAGCAGCGTGGTGGCGACCCGCACCCCGGCGCCGGCAGGGCCTGCCGCAGACTTCCGCACGTGCCCGGTCACCGGCCTGGCCGTCCACCGGCCGGCCGAGACCCTGATCATCACCAACGCGGTCACGGCGGTGGTCTTCCTGGCCTTCGGCGGCCTGCTGGCCCTGCTCATCGGCCTGACCCGCTGGCCGGCGGTGCACCTGCTCCCTGCGGAACTGTTCTACCGGTTCGTCACCGCCCACGGCACGACCATGCTGGTCTTCTGGATCCTGTTCTTCGAGGTGGCGGGCCTGTATTTCGGCAGTGCCGTCCTGCTCAATGCCCGGCTGGTGACGCCGCGGGCGGGCTGGATCGCCTACGCGCTCATGCTGGCGGGCGCCCTGGTCACCGAGGCGGCCATGCTCACCGGCGAAGCCAACGTGATGGTCACCGCCTACCCGCCCCTGAAGGGCCACCCGGCCTTCTACCTGGGGCTCATCGTCTTCACCGTGGGGGCGCTGGTGGCGGTGGGCGTGTTCTTCGCCACCGTCCTGCGGGCGCGGGCGGAAGGCCTGGTGAAGACCTCCCTGCCCCTGGTCACCTATGCCTTCCTCGCCGCGGCGGTGCTGGCGGTCTTCACCCTGGTCTCGGGCGCCCTGGCCCTGATCCCGACCTTCCTGTGGAGCATGGGCTGGCTGCCGTCGGTCGACCCGGCCGTCTACCGGCTCCTCTTCTGGGGCTTCGGCCACGGATCCCAGCAGGTCAACCTGGCCGCCATGGTGGGCGTCTGGTATGCTCTGGCCAGCCTGACGGTGGGCGCGCGGCCGCTGCATGAGGGGCTGAGCCGGCTGGCCTTCTTCCTCTACGTGGCCTTCATCCAGCTGGGCTCCATCCACCACCTGCTGGTCGACCCCGGCCTGGGCACCAGCAACCGCATCATGAACACCAGCTACTTCATGTACCTGGCCACGGTGGGCAGCATGATCCACGCCTTCTCCATCCCCAGCGCCGTGGAGGTCGCCCAGCGGGAGCGGGGCCATCACCGCGGCCTGTTCACCTGGCTGCGCAAGGCGCCCTGGAGCGAGCCCGGCTTCGCGGCGTTGGCCCTGTCCCTGCTCTGGTTCGGCTTCGTCGGCGGCGTGACGGGCGTGATAATGGGCCAGATGCAGCTCAACATGCTGGTGCACAACACCCTGTTCGTCCCGGGGCACTTCCACTCCACGGTGGTGGCCGGCACCACGGTGGCCTTCATGGGCATCGCCTACTACCTGCTGCCGCTGATCGGCCAGCGGCCCCTGGCCTTCCCGGGCCTGGCCCGGTGGCAGCCCTACATTTATTCCCTGGGCCTGGCCGTCCTGACCGGGAGCATGATGGCCGCCGGGAAGCTGGGCGTGCCGCGGCGCCTGTGGGACATCACCTACCAGCAGGCGGCCATCCCGGTGACGGTCTTTGAAGATCCCCGCGTCCAGCTGCTGCTCGCCGGGGTTGGCATCGGCGCCGTGGTGGCGGTGCTGGGCGGAGCGATGTTCGTGGCGGTCATGCTGGGCACCCTTTTCTCCCACCGCACCACCACCCGGGTCGGCGCGGGCCTGCGCATCGCCCTGCCGCCGGCCACCCCGCCCGTCACGACCCCGCCCATCACCGGCGGGTCGGACCCCGAGGAGCCGGGCAGCGAACAGGGGCGGAAGGCCCAGGGCCCGGCCGCCAGCATGGGCCCGGCGGGCCAGGCCGCGGGGGCCGGCCGTGCGGCGGCGCTGCAGCCTGGTGACCCCGGGGCCCGGGCGGAGGCGCCGGGCACCGTGGTGCTGGTCTTCGCCTTCCTGGCCTGGTTCGTCCTGATGTACGTGGTCGCCTGGTCGAACCTGCACAAGGCCTGGCCGGTGGGCTGAGCTCCCGGAACCCCGGGGCCGGCGGGCTGCCGGCCGCCGGCCCCGCCGGTTCCTCCCCCGGTGCGGCGGGTCCGCCCGAAAGTTGACTTGGCTGGCAAGCCCAGTGGTATACTCGCGTCGAGGGGCACGGGAGCCCCTGGGGAGGAAGATATGCCACTCGTAACCACCGAGAGCGGGAAGAAGCTCTTCGTCACCGAAGACGGCCGCAAACTCGTCACCGTCATTCCCGGCGACGGGATCGGCCCGGAGTGTATCGACGCGACCTTAAAGATTCTGGAGGCAGCCAAGGCCCCCCTGGTCTTCGAGATCCGAGAAGCGGGGGCCAGTGTATTTAAGAAGGGCCTTGCCTCCGGCGTGCCGCAGGAGACCATCGAGTCCATCCGCAAGTCGCGGATCGTCCTCAAGGGGCCCCTGGAGACCCCTGTCGGCTACGGCGAGAAGAGCGCCAACGTCACCCTGCGCAAGCTCTTCGAGACCTACGCCAACGTGCGGCCGGTGCGGGAGCTGCCCAACGTGCCCACTCCCTATTCGGGCCGGGGCATCGACCTGGTGGTCGTCCGCGAGAACGTGGAAGACCTCTACGCCGGCATCGAGCACCAGCAGACGCCGGGGGTCGCCCAGACCCTGAAGCTGATCTCCGACAAGGGGTCGGAGAAGATCGTCCGCTTCGCCTTCGAGCTGGCCCGGGCCGAGGGCCGCAAGCGGGTCCACTGCGCCACCAAGTCCAACATCATGAAGCTCAGCGAGGGGACCATGAAGCGGGTCTTCGAGCGGGTGGCGCAGGAGTATCCGGACATCGAGGCCCAGCACATCATCGTGGACAACGCCGCCCACCAGCTGGTCAAGCGACCCGAGCAGTTTGACGTCCTCGTCACCACCAACATGAACGGGGACATCCTTTCCGACCTCACCTCGGGCCTGGTCGGCGGGCTGGGCTTCGCCCCCTCGGCCAACATCGGCAACGAGGTGGCCATCTTCGAGGCGGTCCACGGCTCCGCTCCCAAGTACGCCGGCAAGAACGTGATCAACCCCACGGCGGTGCTCCTCTCGGCGGTGATGATGCTGCGCTACATCGAGGAGTTCGCCGTGGCCGAGCTGATCGAGAACGCCGTCCTCTACACGCTGGAGGAAGGCAAGGTCCTGACGGGCGACATCGTGGGCTACGACCGCGGCGCCAAGACCACGGAGTACACCGACGCCATCATCGCCAACCTGGGCCAGAAGCCGCGGAACGCCCAGGTCCGCTCCTACCGTGCCGTGAAGCTGCCCCAGATCAGCCCCGAACCGGCCTACGTGAAGGCCAGGAGCCGGCGCATCGTGGGCGCCGACGTGTTCGTCGAGAGCGACCTCTTGCCGGAGCAGCTGGGTCCCGCCCTGGAGGAACTGGCGGCGGGCAGCGCCTTCCGCCTGAAGATGATCTCCAACCGGGGGACCCAGGTGTACCCGCCCACGGGCGGCCTAACGGACCTAGTGGACCATTACCGCTGCCGCTTCCTTTACAAGGGCGACGGCGAGGCGCGCCAGGACGACATCGTCGACCTGGTCCAGCGGGTGGGCAGCCGCTTCCGCTGGATGCAGATCGAGGTGCTGCAGGAGTTCAACGGCGAGCCAGGCTTCACCAAGGCCCAGGGCGAAGCCTGAGGGCGCCGGAAGCGCGACGGCGCCGGGTGGCGAAAAGGCATCGATGGCGCTTGTGGGATTTGGGTTTCGGGGGGCTCGGCCGGCGGTTGCCGAGCCCCCCGCCTTGTGCGCCCCGGAATGGGACCGGCAGGTCCTGGCCGGATAGAAAAAGCGTTACAATGGCCCCAGAGAGGGGGACGACGGATGGCCGAGCGACGCGACCCGTTTGGCGTACGCACCACCCTGGAGACGCCGGGCGGCCCCGTGGTGATCTACAGCCTGCCCAGGCTGGCCGAGGCGGCCGGCGTCGACCTGGATCGCCTGCCATTCACCATCCGCATTCTGCTGGAGAACCTGCTGCGCAACCTGGACGGCGAGACCGTCACCGAGGACGACGTCCTGGCCCTGGCCCGCTGGCAGCCCAGGCCCGACGGGCGGGAGATCGGCTGGATGCCCTCCCGGGTGCTGCTCCAGGACTTCACCGGCGTGCCGGCGGTGGTCGACCTGGCCGCCATGCGCAGCGCCGTGGCCCGCATGGGGGGCGACCCCAGGCGGATCAACCCGCTGGTGCCGGCGGACCTGGTCATCGACCACTCGGTGATCGTCGACGCCTTCGGCACCCAGTACGCCTTCTTCTACAACGTGGAGAAGGAGTTCGAGCGCAACCGCGAGCGCTACACCCTGCTCCGCTGGGCGCAGAACGCCTTCGACAACTTCCGCGTGGTACCGCCGGGGACGGGCATCGTCCACCAGGTGAACCTGGAGTACCTGGCCAAGGTGGTCCACCGCCGGGAAGAACACGGCGAGGTGCGGGCCTACCCCGACACCCTGGTGGGCACCGACTCCCACACCACCATGGTCAACGGCATGGGGGTGCTGGGCTGGGGCGTGGGCGGCATCGAGGCCGAGGCGGTGATGCTGGGCCAGCCCTACTTCATGCAGGTGCCCGAAGTGGTGGGCTTCCGCCTGACGGGCCGGCTGCCCGAGGGCGCCACCGCCACCGACCTGGTGCTCACCGTCACCCAGATGCTGCGCAAGAAGGGCGTGGTGGGCAAGTTCGTCGAGTTCTTCGGGCCGGGCCTCTCCAACCTGCCCCTGGCGGACCGGGCCACCATCGGCAACATGGCGCCCGAGTACGGCGCCACCTGCGGGTTCTTCCCCGTGGACGGCGAGACCCTGGGCTATCTGCGCCTGACGGGCCGCGACGAGGACCACATCGCCCTGGTGGAGCGGTACTGCAAGGAGCAGGGCCTGTTCCGCACCGACCAGACGCCCGACCCCGTCTACAGCGACGTGCTGGAGCTGGACCTGGGCGACGTGGAGCCCAGCCTGGCCGGCCCGCGGCGGCCCCAGGACCGGGTGCCGCTGCGGGAGGCGGGCCGCGCCTTCCGGGAGGCCCTGGCCACCTTCGGCAAGAAGCCGGGCGATACCTCGGTGCCCTTCCGGCCGGGCGCCGAGCCGGGGCGCGAGGCCGCCCGGGCGGGTGCGGCCGCGGCCGGCGGGGACGGCGCGGGAGCCGGGGCGCGCGATGCCGGTTCGTCCGGCGAGGGCGGCGGCGTGGCGGTGCTGACCCGGCCCCGCACCACCACCGAGCTCACCCACGGGTCGGTGGTCATCGCCGCCATCACCAGCTGCACCAACACCTCCAACCCGTCGGTGATGCTGGCGGCGGGCCTGCTGGCCAAGAAGGCGGTGGAGCGCGGCCTGACGGTCAAGCCCTACGTCAAGACCAGCCTGGCGCCCGGCTCGCGGGTGGTGACCGACTACCTGCGGGAGGCCGGGCTCTTGCCGTACCTGGAGGCGCTGCGGTTCCACGTGGTGGGCTACGGCTGCACCACCTGCATCGGCAACAGCGGCGCCCTGCCGGAAGACGTGGCCCAGGCCATCACCGAGAACGACCTGGTGGCGGCGGCCGTGCTCAGCGGCAACCGCAACTTCGAGGGCCGGATCAACCCGCTGGTCAAGGCCAACTACCTGGCCTCGCCGCCGCTGGTGGTGGCCTACGCCCTGGCCGGCACGGTGGACATCGACCTGCTGGAAGACCCCCTGGGCTATGACCCCAACGGCCGGCCCGTCTACCTGCGGGACATCTGGCCCACCCAGGAGGAGATCCAGGAGACCATCCGCCAGGTGGTGCGGCCCGAGCTGTTCAAGAAGGAGTACGCCCGGGTCTTCGAGGGCCCCGAGCAGTGGCGCCAGCTGCCCGCGCCCGAGGGCGACCTGTACAACTGGGATCCGGCCTCGACCTACATCCAGGAGCCGCCCTTCTTCAAGGACATGGGGGACGAACCCGGCCGGCCGGAGGACATCGTCCGGGCCCGGGTGCTGGCCCTCCTGGGCGATTCCATCACCACCGACCACATCTCGCCGGCGGGCTCGATCCCCAAGAACAGCCCGGCGGGGCAGTACCTGCTGGAGCACGGCGTCAAGTGGGAGGAGTTCAACACCTACGGCTCGCGCCGCGGCAACCACGAGGTGATGATGCGGGGCACCTTCGCCAACATCCGGCTGCGCAACCAGCTGGTCCCCGGCACCGAGGGCGGCTGGACCCTGCACATCCCCAGCGGCGAGAAGATGACCATCTACGACGCCGCCATGCGCTACCAGCAGGAAGGCACGCCGCTGATCGTCATCGGCGGCAAGGAGTACGGCACCGGCAGCTCCCGCGACTGGGCGGCCAAGGGCACCTACCTGCTGGGCGTCAAGGCGGTGATCGCCGAGAGCTTCGAGCGCATCCACCGCAGCAACCTGGTGGGGATGGGCGTGCTGCCGCTGCAGTTCGTCGACGGGCAGAACGCGGCCGGCCTGGGCCTCACGGGGACCGAGGAGTACTTCATCACCGGCATCGGCGAGGGCCTGACGCCGCGCAAGCGTTTGCAGGTCACGGCCCGCCGCGATGACGGGAGCGAGGTCCGCTTCGAGGTCCTGTGCCGGCTGGACACCGCCATCGAGGTGGAGTATTACCGGCACGGCGGGATCCTGCAGAAGGTGCTGCGGCAGATCATGCAGGCGGCGTGACGGTGCCTGCGCAAGGCAACATGGTATGCGAGAGTGATCTGCGGGGCGGCTCCAGGGAGGGCCGCCCCGCGGCACATGCAGGCCGAACTCAAAGCCCATTTCGAGCGCGAACCGAACCAGCCTGACCAGCTCATGCCCAGTGCCTGGTTTTTCACCCACCTGGACGAGCCAACGGAGAGGCGCGTCGCGGCCATCGTGCGGCACGCCACG
This is a stretch of genomic DNA from Thermaerobacter sp. PB12/4term. It encodes these proteins:
- a CDS encoding cytochrome C oxidase subunit II, with product MNGAERGPALHAVAGPGGASALEPPPRVWWGPLGRIERVWLMAGLIWALVMFAMMWIWPHVGHQNTPIESYRMAPADFKAAAEAFIKEHQVGEEFGVPVVEPEPGGEVYLEAMAYQWRPILRLKRGETYRLYVSSTDLQHGFSIQPLNLNFQVLPGYVYVIELTPQQTGEYAVVCNEYCGVGHHLMSGRLIVVD
- a CDS encoding cbb3-type cytochrome c oxidase subunit I; the protein is MASSSVVATRTPAPAGPAADFRTCPVTGLAVHRPAETLIITNAVTAVVFLAFGGLLALLIGLTRWPAVHLLPAELFYRFVTAHGTTMLVFWILFFEVAGLYFGSAVLLNARLVTPRAGWIAYALMLAGALVTEAAMLTGEANVMVTAYPPLKGHPAFYLGLIVFTVGALVAVGVFFATVLRARAEGLVKTSLPLVTYAFLAAAVLAVFTLVSGALALIPTFLWSMGWLPSVDPAVYRLLFWGFGHGSQQVNLAAMVGVWYALASLTVGARPLHEGLSRLAFFLYVAFIQLGSIHHLLVDPGLGTSNRIMNTSYFMYLATVGSMIHAFSIPSAVEVAQRERGHHRGLFTWLRKAPWSEPGFAALALSLLWFGFVGGVTGVIMGQMQLNMLVHNTLFVPGHFHSTVVAGTTVAFMGIAYYLLPLIGQRPLAFPGLARWQPYIYSLGLAVLTGSMMAAGKLGVPRRLWDITYQQAAIPVTVFEDPRVQLLLAGVGIGAVVAVLGGAMFVAVMLGTLFSHRTTTRVGAGLRIALPPATPPVTTPPITGGSDPEEPGSEQGRKAQGPAASMGPAGQAAGAGRAAALQPGDPGARAEAPGTVVLVFAFLAWFVLMYVVAWSNLHKAWPVG
- the cyoE gene encoding heme o synthase, translating into MVLDLVILTKPRIVLLLVLSGVLAGYAAAGGQPDPARLAGFALAGGMAAAGAAAFNHFVDRDVDGHMDRTAARPLPAGRLEPLRALEVGAVLSLAGVSAAAVLLGGAVALVLLAGIAVYAGLYSLWLKRRTAWNIVLGGTAGSLMVLAGWVSQTGTPGPGAWLLFAWLFLWTPSHFWPLAIVVRDEYARAGIPMLPVAAGPRLAAWITLANTLALVALSLIPALWGWYRAGPALAVAAAGAVMVALNLAVALAGPGRRERLAWRLYKLSGPYLGWILAVFALALAGRG
- a CDS encoding NADP-dependent isocitrate dehydrogenase, encoding MPLVTTESGKKLFVTEDGRKLVTVIPGDGIGPECIDATLKILEAAKAPLVFEIREAGASVFKKGLASGVPQETIESIRKSRIVLKGPLETPVGYGEKSANVTLRKLFETYANVRPVRELPNVPTPYSGRGIDLVVVRENVEDLYAGIEHQQTPGVAQTLKLISDKGSEKIVRFAFELARAEGRKRVHCATKSNIMKLSEGTMKRVFERVAQEYPDIEAQHIIVDNAAHQLVKRPEQFDVLVTTNMNGDILSDLTSGLVGGLGFAPSANIGNEVAIFEAVHGSAPKYAGKNVINPTAVLLSAVMMLRYIEEFAVAELIENAVLYTLEEGKVLTGDIVGYDRGAKTTEYTDAIIANLGQKPRNAQVRSYRAVKLPQISPEPAYVKARSRRIVGADVFVESDLLPEQLGPALEELAAGSAFRLKMISNRGTQVYPPTGGLTDLVDHYRCRFLYKGDGEARQDDIVDLVQRVGSRFRWMQIEVLQEFNGEPGFTKAQGEA
- a CDS encoding aconitate hydratase; the encoded protein is MAERRDPFGVRTTLETPGGPVVIYSLPRLAEAAGVDLDRLPFTIRILLENLLRNLDGETVTEDDVLALARWQPRPDGREIGWMPSRVLLQDFTGVPAVVDLAAMRSAVARMGGDPRRINPLVPADLVIDHSVIVDAFGTQYAFFYNVEKEFERNRERYTLLRWAQNAFDNFRVVPPGTGIVHQVNLEYLAKVVHRREEHGEVRAYPDTLVGTDSHTTMVNGMGVLGWGVGGIEAEAVMLGQPYFMQVPEVVGFRLTGRLPEGATATDLVLTVTQMLRKKGVVGKFVEFFGPGLSNLPLADRATIGNMAPEYGATCGFFPVDGETLGYLRLTGRDEDHIALVERYCKEQGLFRTDQTPDPVYSDVLELDLGDVEPSLAGPRRPQDRVPLREAGRAFREALATFGKKPGDTSVPFRPGAEPGREAARAGAAAAGGDGAGAGARDAGSSGEGGGVAVLTRPRTTTELTHGSVVIAAITSCTNTSNPSVMLAAGLLAKKAVERGLTVKPYVKTSLAPGSRVVTDYLREAGLLPYLEALRFHVVGYGCTTCIGNSGALPEDVAQAITENDLVAAAVLSGNRNFEGRINPLVKANYLASPPLVVAYALAGTVDIDLLEDPLGYDPNGRPVYLRDIWPTQEEIQETIRQVVRPELFKKEYARVFEGPEQWRQLPAPEGDLYNWDPASTYIQEPPFFKDMGDEPGRPEDIVRARVLALLGDSITTDHISPAGSIPKNSPAGQYLLEHGVKWEEFNTYGSRRGNHEVMMRGTFANIRLRNQLVPGTEGGWTLHIPSGEKMTIYDAAMRYQQEGTPLIVIGGKEYGTGSSRDWAAKGTYLLGVKAVIAESFERIHRSNLVGMGVLPLQFVDGQNAAGLGLTGTEEYFITGIGEGLTPRKRLQVTARRDDGSEVRFEVLCRLDTAIEVEYYRHGGILQKVLRQIMQAA